Sequence from the Ictalurus punctatus breed USDA103 chromosome 10, Coco_2.0, whole genome shotgun sequence genome:
CGCTTGCAGCTGGAGAAGATCTACGATCCTGCCAACGAGGAGGACGACAtggtggagatggaggaggagcgGTTACGCATGAGGGAGCACGTCATGAACGAGGTGAATTTCTACATCTTTCAGTGTTCACGAATATGCGAATTAGGACACGCCTATCATCATCCTAGAATCTTCACCGTAATTGGTCCGGAGCTGTGATAACTCCGCCCACAAATCAGTGGACACTTTACAGTCATTTCTTCTTCTGAAACAGGTCGACATGGACAAGGACCGTCTGGTATCGTTAGGCGAGTTCTTGATCGCTACGAAGAAGAAGGAATTCCTGGAGCCGGACAGCTGGGAGGTGAGGGAGATGTTGCTGCGCTGTCGGGTCGTTAGGATCCCGCTATTCTCGAGTAGTAACGAAGCTTAATTCCTCTGTGGTgcgtgattgattgatttattttattacagactCTTGAGCAGAACCAGGCGTACACCGAGGAGGAGATGCGCGAGTTTGAGGAACATCTCACCAGGCAGGAGCAGGATCTGAACCAGAAAACGGCCGAACTGCAGAAGCAGCGAGACGAGCTGGAGAGACAGCAGGAGCAGCTCAACGCACAGAAGATAGAACTCCAACAAGTAGGATCAAAAATCAGAACTCCGTGTAGAGCGTCTCACCGTTTCATTCGTCTCGTAGTGTGGATTGAACTCCGACGCGTCTCGGCGTAGCTACTAATCCAATTAcgttaatatgcaaatgagctcaTTCAGGTTTTTAGCAGTTTTATAAATAACATGGCTGCCATCGGGAGGAGTTTTGGACAGACGGATGCATTTAcatgtttatcattttaaatgttttaaatcagtcCTGGGTGGAAACCATCTAATTAAAGATATACAGGTggagctagaaaaaaaaaattaatattgtgggaaagttcttttttttttttcctgtaatttcattcaaaaagtggaacttttctAGATTCGTTAcgcataaaatgaaatattttgaggctttttttgtttttgtttttgtttgtttgtttgtttgttttaatcgcGATGATGACGGATTACAGCTCACGGGAATCAAAACTCCAGCATCTCAAattattcgaataaagaatttataatacagaaatgtggaccCTGTGAACAGGGTGTTAATTTATGCGCTGATACTCGGTCGGGGTTTTAATCCTTGTGCAGGAATGACCGCATCGGTGCGGCGCggcgtggaggcgatcagcctgaggcactgctgaggtgttctggaggtccaggttgctttgatagcggtcttcagcttGTCTGTATCGTCGGGATGgcgtctctcgtagattctctatggggttcgggtcaggcgagtcggctggacgatcgagcacagtaacaccacggtcacaaaccagttactagaagttttggcactgtggcaggtgcagagtcctgctggaaaaggagatcagcatctccataaagctcgtcagcagatggaagcatgaagtgatctaaaatctcctggtagatgctgcagtgactctcgacttgagaaaacacactggaccgacaccagcagatgacacggcaacccaaatcatcactgactgtgggaacttcacactggacttcaagcagctcggattctgctcctctccactcttcctccagactccggaaccttgatttccaaatgaaacgcaacgtttattttcatcttccccgtgattgtgtgtgtactgaaccagactgagagattaaagcctcaggaaaccttcgcaggtgttttaagttaattcgctgattagactcttctcaggtcgacatttctgcattaatcctttattctaatattctgagatactggatttttgatttccgtgagccgtAATACTCGAGATTCAGAcaacaaaaggcttgaaatatttcacttcatgtgtaaagaatctagaatatatggaAGTTCCACATAAATGATTTATAtgaaagcattattattattattgagctgggttttttttttccttcacaggCAGTAGAGCACATGGAGCGTCTAAAAAACCAGAAGGTCGAGGCTCCACCTGAAGTTCACGGTATGattttaaaacatcttttatattgatatagatggatatattggggggggggggagatccCACCCAATCCAACAGGGAGGGGGAAACATCAtccaaatattttaataaatcgGTTGGGTTCTTCAGGCAGGTGAGAACATGCTGCTCATACTCTGGTCCGAGACGCCGCCTCGGTCCTCTTCCAAGTCGGCTCCCGAGAGAAaatgattcgactctgaatcaaaTCGACTTGATggcaggaagtgaatcaaaccTGTTTTTGACtgcaatattatttttttttcttcaagttaCTAAACTGAGCTGCAGAAATGTCATGTCTTGTAGAGAtttgagaaaataaatgctggatGTGACAATGTTTAGATaatgatatttaaataaattattcacaATCTAAAGaatcaatttcaattcaatgaTTCAGACTCTGGCCACAGACTAATGTGTCTGAAATCTTCCTAGTTTTCATTTCTCCTTCGGTGGTGCATCAGATTACCTGCTCTACTCGAGCATTATTTTTGTAGGAGCACATGATTAGTAAATCAACtatcacataataataataataattgcaaacacaattTGAGTGACCCTGAAGGTGGAAAgtagaggaaaataaaaactgctCCAGTTTCATGCGCGAGTCATGATTTACTAATTCTTATTACAGTTGAAGGTAACGAAGTCCCAGAATCCCCTAAAGACCATCAGCAGCCTCTAGCCGAACACCAGCCACTTCCTCCAGGACACCAGGAAGCTCCTGCAGCTCAGCAGGATTTGAGCCACAGTCAGTCTCTGTCTCAGGATTCCCACCCCAACATCATCCAGAACGTCCCACAACTACCGTAGATGAGAGACGGGTATCGGAGCTGGACtgtgcagaacacacacacacacaccacttctcCAGGGTCTGGCGGTGAAGCGTAAGCACCACTCACCTCCATCTACGTCCTCGCGTTTCTGCTGCTCTCAACAGAAGTTTATTCAATCAAACATAcgactctttttattttttccattttatttgataaCGCTCCTCATGCTGGTTTGACTCGCCGTCAAGAGTTGTTTTGCACATTGTACAGGAAGAGATTGCAGTAACGGCACGACGTTCCATCTCAGTCAATTTTAAttgggtttgttgttttttttaaagttcacaACTAGGCCAATTTAATACAAACAAGCGCCAGATATTTCAATacattcaaaacattttaagatTTCCCTCTGCTTGGGTGAAGGATTGTAAAAACAAGCCTTTGTTTTGAATTAATTCCCAGCCTTAATGACCCAAAGGGTAATATTCTGTATTACAAACTTAAATTCCAGTTCTTGTTTACTCCGTCGCTGTATTAACGTGCCCGTTTTACCAGGTGCGTCATTTTCtgcacagaataataataaaagaaatgaatgtgtcctcattatatataattttgtgtgctgttcttattaaagtggcCGAATGCACCCAGGAAGCTGGTTATACTGGTCATCATTGAGTAAAACACCAGCACTGTTAGTTAATcatgtgcttatttatttttctccaaaAAGATCCACCACAGTCACCACAGCTCTACTGAAAGACGTTTAATTCTACGAAGCACTCATCAGGTGGTCGTTAGTACGGTGCAGATTAAAGAAACACACAtattacattacagtacagaTCATACTTCACATTCTTTTTTTGGCTACGTTTGTGTATTATAGACGAACCGTCATCAAACCTGGTCCAATTTTAAACTCCgaaacaaataaaaaggcaCAGACGTTCCTCCTTTACAGAATTAAGGCTATCGACAGCGTGCGATTGCATGACAAAGCTTTATAACATACAGCTTGAAGTTAGTTAGGAGTGGTATGGCttggggtgtgggtgtgtgtgtgtgtacccaaACACCTTGCTACACGGactgatggagatggagagtAGTCTGGTGAGCGGGTTGCCGAGGACGAGGAAGGTGTTTAGGATCAGCTAGTCTGGACAGCAGCCATGGCGCTCATCCCTCGGCCGGGTTTGTACAGTCCGCCCCgtcctgcaacacacacaaaaagaattCCTACGTGATCACGTGGTCCGAGTTCCCGTGGTCTTTCAAATCAAAAATCATGCATGTTGAGAATCTTTAAATGAATGGCATGCACAAGTTACATTTAAGTTTGAAAACAGGACTCACCTGGTTAAAGCAACTAAACACACGGGGCATTTTAGCAAAACGGATGAAGGTTTAAAATCCGAGCTACGCGCGGTGGAAGagaaatccccccccccaaaaaaaaatttaaacaagcTAGAGCCTCACAGGGGTATTAAACTCGCTCTGGGGTTTTGAAAAAAAGGTTTAGTGACTAATACGTTTTTGATTCGTGTCTGGGATTATTTCAGTTCCTTTGTatttttagcatgttttgtCAGAAGCAAAGTTTAtcgctttatatatatatatttttttttaaatctgttaatTATGGTCCCCAAAACAATTATAATTTAGACCAGGGATTCTATCTTCCATCAGACCGTCTGTTCGACACCACTGTGGTCAGTTTCAGAGTATTTCCAGAAGCCGGATGGAAATAAAGAGTGGAATGTGGTGATGTTGGATTTTGGAAAAATAACCAAAACTTTACTTTTTAAACCCACAaccaaaatcagaaaaaaaataataaataaataataataataataataataataagtaggtCTGTTTTAACATCAGTGTCGGGCCCCCCGGAATACAGCACGACAATAAACAGCACAAAAAAGACAGGAAAGCAAAGCTGTGGAAGTCTCGGGACGGGACGCCTAAGCCAGACAAGTCGACTGCAGTCCTTTATAAAAagaattaataattttttaaaaaaatacatttttaagcaAAAGCCAGCACAATCGATCATCCCATTTCAGGCAGGTGTAAAGATTCCAGAGCACCAAAAAAGCcaaggagaaaaagagaaaaagaaaaaaaaaaaaaaaaaaaaaaaaaaaaaaaaaagcagcagacAAAGCAGGTAATGCAACACGTCTTTATTGAAACATTCTCTCAAGGAGCAACATGAGCATACAAAGGCCAGGGCTGCGGGAAGTTCttctaaatgaaatgtggaagaGAGAGACTCAGGACGATGTTGGAGATTATTTCAAACAAAACCCACTGGTGAGAACCACGGGGATAGGgatgggggaggaaaaaaaattaaaataaaaaataaaaaaaaaatcacccctCATGGATTGGATTAACAGTGGTGGttcatttttttgcattttattttatacaaaaaataaattaatgaaaatcTTTAAAGTTTTACATGAATAtctatttgcttttttttttttttttttttttttttttttttttaaacacaacctCGCTGAAAAATCACAACACTGACCGTTTCAGCTCTGCACGTGTCTCTGTAAAATATCAAGGGCTACTTGATAAGCCAAAATAGAAACATACCACTGATGTCAAagaaagggagggggagagagggggggggggtttaaaagggggaaacaaaaaaaaaaacaaaaaaaaaaaaaaaaaagaggggaaaaggTTAAACCCATTCTCAGTAAATGAATGTTCGAGGTGGCTAAAGACAACTACGTCTTCTCAAAGCGTTTTAGGATCGCATCGCTTGGGCATTACCTCGAGAGCTACCTCGAGCTCCCTGGGCAGCTCCTCTCTTGAAGCTCTGCTGATATCCTTCCTGTTGGGAGAAGAAGGAAGTGAGAGGGGAGGGGACCGAGAAAGTGAGGAAAGTCAAGCTGAGGAGTTTACACAGACTAATTACACAGCTAGAGAGTTTCCAGATTCCAGCAATAACTCAAATCAACTTGGTTATAAAATCTGATTCAAGCAAAACTCAAAATCTACAAGATCAGATTTCTTTAACGATGCTTGGATTAATGACATTTTCCAGAATTTTAAACCAAGCAGCTTTTAAGTAGTTACAATATACACATGGAAATCCACGGGTTAGACGGCGTGTGGGGCGCGTACCCGCTGGTAGGTGCTGCTCGAGTAGTCCCGTGGAGTGCTGAACTGGGTTTGTCCATAACCAGTGTTGGGAGTGTTGGGAAAAGGAGCGCGATAGCCGTCATATCCACCTAGAAAGCGCAACAgaacttttaataaataaaatcaggttTGTGATATTGAAATTGCACAAGTGCTTTCTGTGGCTAAatcaagctttaaaaaaaaaaaaaaaggttgcgaAATGTCCGAGCACAGTCGCTGCACATTAAGACACGCCCACAAGAGTCCATAAAGGTTAAACTGCTGAAAATGATGAACCAGTAAAGCCACTGCAGTGCTTCAACACACCAACTCCTTTCATaaggtgccattacttttgttctGATTGAACGGCTAGGGTCTATTTGCCTTCGCTCCTTGAAGGCGTTAATACGAAACGCCCGAGTATCTCAAAACGTTCGATAAGTGACTGAAATGAGAGTTTTAAACTCGACAGCGTGCTTCGAAATAAAAACTCGTCGACAATTATACGAATCGATACACGCAAAAACTCAGGACAGAACTATTTCCCCCCACAACAAACAGCGAGTGTGAGAACAGAACGGACCTCTGAAGCCGTTGGATGGTCCGCGGTATCCGTTCATGGCCCCTCTGGCGTTCCGGGGACCTCCACGTGGCATGGCTCGGCTGCCGTAGAAAGACTGAGGCTGGCGCCCGAACCCCGCGCCCTGACCCGACGGCTGCTGGCTCATCGACTGGTGGCCCCCAGAGGAAGGAATCCCTTGGTCTTGAGAGTGGAACGCTCCGACAACTGAAGAAAACGCGAACACGAAAAGAAGtgggggaagaaaaagaagggggaaaaaaaaaaaaagttaacacgAAAGCAAAGACTCTGGACTTGTTCTACGTCCTGATCTTACCATTACACAAGATTATTTACCTTTACTGATCTCACACTAATTAAGCACTTGGtggtgtgtgcgcgcgcgcgtgtgtgtgtatatgtgtatgcgTACCTGACTGGAGAGGTTCCTGCTGAAGCTCCTGCTGCTCCACCGAGTGTGTAGGCTGGCTGCTGAAGCTCTGGGTGTAAGTGCTCTGATACTGACTCGACATCTTCTGAGACTCCAGCTCATTCGAGGGAGGAACTGGGGCGTTCAGATTGAACACCTGAGGACCAGATAAGACAAAAGAGCATTGAGAAGATCAAACCAGAGCCTTGCTCGCACACGCACGACAGACATCTACATCAAACACCTCTGAGAAATAGtttataaatgatttttatacattataaataaataattcttcAGTTAAATGCGTTCGTAAATAAACGAATCAGTAAAACTGACCCTCTGAGAGATGGgactatatttatttaataaataaggaaCAACGTGTGGTTGTGTACAAAAATTCAATAATTCACCTAATCAAACAGGAAAATCAAAGTGATTAGATCCAGCGTTTATTTTCATTGGACGCGATTCGACCGGATTACCGTGAGGCGTTCTTACCGCTTGCATGGACTGGAATGGTGCGGCGTTGACGTTGATGCCACTGTGCAGGGGTTTCGAGACGGACTGAAAGGCCTGGGGTTGAGACGACGGGGCGGGGGGCTGCTCCGACGACAGGGGCATGGACACCTGGAACACGGACAACGGAGAAATCAATACGTGGACCGAGGGCAAACATCTCATCTCCACGGCTGCACGTGACGCTTTGGACTAAATACCTGGAGAGGGTCGATGGGGTCGGGCTGAGGCCGAGGGTCTGTGCTGTGAGGAGGCTGGTAGAGCGGCGGCGTAGAGGCGTACGCTTCGGTGGGAGGGGTCACCATCGGAACCTAAACAGCAGGGAAAGCATTTTAAAGGCCAATCTGTAAGGAACACTTTCCTTCCCCCTTCCTCCTCCAGGACCCGTTTACTTACTTGTGTGGGTTCTGGATGTACAGGAACTGTACTGTGTTGAGGGAGTCGGGTTTCTGTGTGAGCTGCACGAAAATCAAACACACAGCACTCTCATTTAGTCTCAAACACACAAGCGTGCACGGACCACTGACAAACGGcagaaacaaaatggctgccacaTTACAGAATGACATCTTTTCTGATGCTagcagagaaggaaaaaaatataaataaataaatagatagatagatagatagatagatagagtgtgCGTTATCATGCCGAGCGTTTTATATAAACCTGAAAAACACGACTCCGTTGTACCAGCTGCGTTGTGGAGCAAGTTTCCATCTTTACCTGGAGCGCAGACCATCTGTGCAGACTTCATAGGCTGAGCGGATACGATGGCGGGATCCAGAGACTGTCCGTCAAACTCCAGCATGGAGTCCTGCCAAAAAACATAAAagggagggagaaaaagagatgTAGAAAGCAcatggagcaaaaataaatttGCCAGTTTATGACCACGTGCCGAGCTGCTGACCTGCATGAAGTTGTAGGTGCCCTGCATCTGTGCCATGAGGTCCTGCACGGCCTGCTTCCTGACCAGCGGGTCAGCCGAGGCGGGAGAGAGGACGGGGGCGAGCGAGTGGGCCTCCGAGCTCACCAGAGCCGGGCTCATCGAGGAAGGAGGCTGCTGAGGCTGAGgaggctgctgctgctggaggGAGCTTACGATCTGTACAGACACACATAAGTCAGTTAAACACTGACCGAAACATGTGACTAACACTAAGGGAGTCTTCACACTCGGCCTGAACAGATCCTGTAGATATAACTGAGCTCCATCACTCCTCTGAAACGCAATACAGCTCTCCAGCTAGTGGGTCTTCCGGATGcgttccgtgtgtgtgtgtgtgtgtgtgtgtgtgtgtgtgtgtgtgtggttatacTAGTATACATGTAGGCCTACACTATAGATTTAAGGATCTTGAGCTCACTGATCAGATGTTTGTGTCGAAGCCTTTCGCTCACAATTCTGCACCCTTCTTTGCTCTGAATATATACGATAACACGTTCCATCCCCTCCGCTAACCTCCGCCACCCTTTCCCTGCCACGATGAAAGttcaaaacaggaagtaacataGGAACTGAAGTAAAAATTGGGATCTCTGGAACACTAGCGCTCACAGACGTACCGACAACTTAAGTGTGAAAACGAGCTAGTGTACAGACCGAGATCTCACCTCGGGGCTTACGGCCCATTCCCCTCCTTGCTCTTTTTCAGGACTGGTGTTATAAGTGGCTTCTGGAATGAACTTTCGGTTTACAAACTGCAACAAAAGGGAGAATGTTAGGCACCgagaagaaacagaaaaaaaattaataaatcaagTAACACACGCCGCTACCAACCTCTGTTGCTTCCACTTCAATGGGCTCCGTGAATTCTTGAGTGACCGAACCTTCTGTTAAACAAAAGCAGGACCGTAAGATACCAGCACCAGACCCATTCATCATTACAGCCATACGTACGTGACGATTCATACCTGGCTCCGCCGGCTGCTCCTCACACTCCGCTGACTCGGCAGGGGCGGGAGCAGGTTGCTGCTGCTGCGGCGGCGgcggctgctgctgctgctgctgctgctgctcctcctcctcttcctcacacacaccgTTCTGGTGTGAAGTTTGCGTCTGGTCGAAGTAACCGCTGAGCAGTACCTTGTCCAAAGTCTCCTTAAGGGCCTTGTCTACAAAACAGAAACGGGTCATGAGCACTTATAATGAATGGGCACcccaaaacatttctaaaaatgaataaatagagtCATTAGGGT
This genomic interval carries:
- the caprin1a gene encoding caprin-1a isoform X3 is translated as MPSATTGDYAVQSSSPELGSAPVSAPTEALKQVLNIIEKKVRNMEKRKSKLEDYKTRKSKGERLNQDQLDALSKAQEVAHNLEFARELLKSFSSLNVEIQKAVKKTARREQLKRDEAEQRRLKAVLEVQYVLDQLGEESVRQELRQVERGTDGPLLTEAELTGLDDFYKLVGPERDPNIRLTDQFEEASVHLWELLEGRDKAVAGTTYKALKETLDKVLLSGYFDQTQTSHQNGVCEEEEEEQQQQQQQQPPPPQQQQPAPAPAESAECEEQPAEPEGSVTQEFTEPIEVEATEFVNRKFIPEATYNTSPEKEQGGEWAVSPEIVSSLQQQQPPQPQQPPSSMSPALVSSEAHSLAPVLSPASADPLVRKQAVQDLMAQMQGTYNFMQDSMLEFDGQSLDPAIVSAQPMKSAQMVCAPAHTETRLPQHSTVPVHPEPTQVPMVTPPTEAYASTPPLYQPPHSTDPRPQPDPIDPLQVSMPLSSEQPPAPSSQPQAFQSVSKPLHSGINVNAAPFQSMQAVFNLNAPVPPSNELESQKMSSQYQSTYTQSFSSQPTHSVEQQELQQEPLQSVVGAFHSQDQGIPSSGGHQSMSQQPSGQGAGFGRQPQSFYGSRAMPRGGPRNARGAMNGYRGPSNGFRGGYDGYRAPFPNTPNTGYGQTQFSTPRDYSSSTYQREGYQQSFKRGAAQGARGSSRGRGGLYKPGRGMSAMAAVQTS
- the caprin1a gene encoding caprin-1a isoform X1, coding for MPSATTGDYAVQSSSPELGSAPVSAPTEALKQVLNIIEKKVRNMEKRKSKLEDYKTRKSKGERLNQDQLDALSKAQEVAHNLEFARELLKSFSSLNVEIQKAVKKTARREQLKRDEAEQRRLKAVLEVQYVLDQLGEESVRQELRQVERGTDGPLLTEAELTGLDDFYKLVGPERDPNIRLTDQFEEASVHLWELLEGRDKAVAGTTYKALKETLDKVLLSGYFDQTQTSHQNGVCEEEEEEQQQQQQQQPPPPQQQQPAPAPAESAECEEQPAEPEGSVTQEFTEPIEVEATEFVNRKFIPEATYNTSPEKEQGGEWAVSPEIVSSLQQQQPPQPQQPPSSMSPALVSSEAHSLAPVLSPASADPLVRKQAVQDLMAQMQGTYNFMQDSMLEFDGQSLDPAIVSAQPMKSAQMVCAPGKDGNLLHNAAGTTESCFSAHTETRLPQHSTVPVHPEPTQVPMVTPPTEAYASTPPLYQPPHSTDPRPQPDPIDPLQVSMPLSSEQPPAPSSQPQAFQSVSKPLHSGINVNAAPFQSMQAVFNLNAPVPPSNELESQKMSSQYQSTYTQSFSSQPTHSVEQQELQQEPLQSVVGAFHSQDQGIPSSGGHQSMSQQPSGQGAGFGRQPQSFYGSRAMPRGGPRNARGAMNGYRGPSNGFRGGYDGYRAPFPNTPNTGYGQTQFSTPRDYSSSTYQREGYQQSFKRGAAQGARGSSRGRGGLYKPGRGMSAMAAVQTS
- the caprin1a gene encoding caprin-1a isoform X2, with amino-acid sequence MPSATTGDYAVQSSSPELGSAPVSAPTEALKQVLNIIEKKVRNMEKRKSKLEDYKTRKSKGERLNQDQLDALSKAQEVAHNLEFARELLKSFSSLNVEIQKAVKKTARREQLKRDEAEQRRLKAVLEVQYVLDQLGEESVRQELRQVERGTDGPLLTEAELTGLDDFYKLVGPERDPNIRLTDQFEEASVHLWELLEGRDKAVAGTTYKALKETLDKVLLSGYFDQTQTSHQNGVCEEEEEEQQQQQQQQPPPPQQQQPAPAPAESAECEEQPAEPEGSVTQEFTEPIEVEATEFVNRKFIPEATYNTSPEKEQGGEWAVSPEIVSSLQQQQPPQPQQPPSSMSPALVSSEAHSLAPVLSPASADPLVRKQAVQDLMAQMQGTYNFMQDSMLEFDGQSLDPAIVSAQPMKSAQMVCAPGKDGNLLHNAAAHTETRLPQHSTVPVHPEPTQVPMVTPPTEAYASTPPLYQPPHSTDPRPQPDPIDPLQVSMPLSSEQPPAPSSQPQAFQSVSKPLHSGINVNAAPFQSMQAVFNLNAPVPPSNELESQKMSSQYQSTYTQSFSSQPTHSVEQQELQQEPLQSVVGAFHSQDQGIPSSGGHQSMSQQPSGQGAGFGRQPQSFYGSRAMPRGGPRNARGAMNGYRGPSNGFRGGYDGYRAPFPNTPNTGYGQTQFSTPRDYSSSTYQREGYQQSFKRGAAQGARGSSRGRGGLYKPGRGMSAMAAVQTS